The following coding sequences are from one Mugil cephalus isolate CIBA_MC_2020 chromosome 9, CIBA_Mcephalus_1.1, whole genome shotgun sequence window:
- the LOC125013922 gene encoding uncharacterized protein LOC125013922 isoform X2 gives MAASILRRKILPTSTGELAAPYLRQASHNQSGAGTGAEPVERQHLIGDGHSDWMTEKVDLSSFVSTTESSPSSSLPPSPLEQDVKVPSDLEVMTSLLQEELAQLEDYFRSESTSTTNKLEKSTKCDKGAQAMGSQSYYQLPYGSYGTSQSETSPVVVTLATGELDLASFCGGPISRTKIARPAPYNYHHRYHHNNGRRIISEAVKVGDEVGLDTWGSRGCYSGSTELSVNHYSTLKTVSKNSLGSVKKVRECALSLKEEESYCFSEGMFCSEEIARGFCLGGSYDSHHKREGQLMHNVKVNVSYDSTGLEVLHCSKDGGLSGSIPQETMVATDGYFHQSMASTEPYHSFIGDLDQPSQAQAVEPQHGHYLYPECLADQSYECLSRGEGEGPQLGPPIHRPTQRLKDEPCSVKPALLMGGVSLDASTGERKQKKRDQNKTAAHRYRLRKRAELDSLEEELHGLEGQNRELRDKAESVEREIQYVKDLLIEVYKARSQRLKQDGSA, from the exons ATGGCGGCATCGATCCTTCGCAGGAAAATTCTTCCCACTTCCACAGGCGAGCTCGCCGCTCCCTATCTCCGACAGGCTAGCCACAACCAATCAGGGGCAGGGACGGGGGCGGAGCCAGTGGAGAGGCAGCACTTAATTG GTGATGGTCACTCTGATTGGATGACGGAAAAAGTTGATTTGTCTTCATTTGTGTCGACGACCGAGTCCTCTCCAAGCTCATCTCTTCCACCCTCACCGTTAGAACAAGATGTCAAGGTGCCCTCGGATCTGGAGGTCATGACCTCTTtactgcaggaggagctggctcaGCTGGAGGACTACTTCCGCTCCGAGTCTACGTCCACGACAAACAAGTTGGAGAAATCTACAAAATGTGACAAGGGTGCCCAAGCCATGGGCTCCCAGTCTTATTATCAGTTACCCTATGGCTCGTATGggaccagccaatcagaaaccAGCCCTGTGGTTGTTACCTTGGCAACAGGGGAACTGGACTTGGCCAGCTTCTGTGGCGGTCCCATCAGCAGAACCAAAATCGCGCGACCCGCTCCGTACAACTACCACCACCGCTACCACCACAATAATGGGCGAAGAATCATAAGCGAGGCTGTGAAAGTCGGGGATGAAGTTGGACTTGATACGTGGGGTTCCAGAGGATGTTACTCAGGAAGCACAGAGTTGTCTGTGAACCACTATTCCACACTGAAGACAGTGAGCAAGAACAGCCTCGGTAGTGTCAAGAAGGTGAGAGAATGTGCTTTATCGTTGAAGGAAGAGGAGAGTTATTGTTTTTCAGAAGGAATGTTTTGCAGCGAAGAGATTGCTCGAGGTTTTTGTCTGGGTGGCTCGTACGACAGCCACCACAAGCGAGAGGGACAGTTGATGCACAATGTGAAGGTCAATGTAAGTTACGACAGCACGGGGCTTGAGGTCTTGCACTGCAGCAAAGATGGAGGACTTTCTGGGAGTATTCCCCAAGAGACAATGGTGGCcactgacggctacttccaccAGTCCATGGCCAGCACAGAGCCTTACCATAGCTTTATAGGTGACCTAGATCAGCCGTCACAAGCACAGGCTGTAGAGCCCCAACATGGCCACTACCTCTATCCAGAATGCCTTGCAGACCAAAGTTATGAATGTCTGTCCAGAGGGGAGGGCGAGGGGCCACAGTTGGGTCCCCCCATCCACCGCCCCACCCAGAGGCTAAAGGATGAGCCATGCTCCGTTAAGCCAGCTCTGTTGATGGGCGGCGTTTCTCTGGATGCCAGCACTggagagaggaagcagaagaagagagaccAGAACAAGACTGCTGCTCACAG GTACAGGCTGCGTAAGAGGGCGGAGCTGGActctctggaggaggagctgcacgGCCTCGAGGGGCAGAACCGAGAGCTTCGTGACAAGGCGGAGTCGGTGGAGCGAGAAATCCAATACGTCAAAGATTTACTGATAGAGGTCTACAAGGCTCGCAGTCAGCGACTCAAACAGGATGGCAGTGCCTAA
- the LOC125013922 gene encoding uncharacterized protein LOC125013922 isoform X1, which translates to MAASILRRKILPTSTGELAAPYLRQASHNQSGAGTGAEPVERQHLIGEFCQDAFLFFHIPRSEPQCSTGPMSYSDGHSDWMTEKVDLSSFVSTTESSPSSSLPPSPLEQDVKVPSDLEVMTSLLQEELAQLEDYFRSESTSTTNKLEKSTKCDKGAQAMGSQSYYQLPYGSYGTSQSETSPVVVTLATGELDLASFCGGPISRTKIARPAPYNYHHRYHHNNGRRIISEAVKVGDEVGLDTWGSRGCYSGSTELSVNHYSTLKTVSKNSLGSVKKVRECALSLKEEESYCFSEGMFCSEEIARGFCLGGSYDSHHKREGQLMHNVKVNVSYDSTGLEVLHCSKDGGLSGSIPQETMVATDGYFHQSMASTEPYHSFIGDLDQPSQAQAVEPQHGHYLYPECLADQSYECLSRGEGEGPQLGPPIHRPTQRLKDEPCSVKPALLMGGVSLDASTGERKQKKRDQNKTAAHRYRLRKRAELDSLEEELHGLEGQNRELRDKAESVEREIQYVKDLLIEVYKARSQRLKQDGSA; encoded by the exons ATGGCGGCATCGATCCTTCGCAGGAAAATTCTTCCCACTTCCACAGGCGAGCTCGCCGCTCCCTATCTCCGACAGGCTAGCCACAACCAATCAGGGGCAGGGACGGGGGCGGAGCCAGTGGAGAGGCAGCACTTAATTGGTGAGTTTTGCCAAGacgcttttttatttttccacatccCGAGGTCGGAGCCGCAGTGCAGCACGGGGCCAATGTCGTACA GTGATGGTCACTCTGATTGGATGACGGAAAAAGTTGATTTGTCTTCATTTGTGTCGACGACCGAGTCCTCTCCAAGCTCATCTCTTCCACCCTCACCGTTAGAACAAGATGTCAAGGTGCCCTCGGATCTGGAGGTCATGACCTCTTtactgcaggaggagctggctcaGCTGGAGGACTACTTCCGCTCCGAGTCTACGTCCACGACAAACAAGTTGGAGAAATCTACAAAATGTGACAAGGGTGCCCAAGCCATGGGCTCCCAGTCTTATTATCAGTTACCCTATGGCTCGTATGggaccagccaatcagaaaccAGCCCTGTGGTTGTTACCTTGGCAACAGGGGAACTGGACTTGGCCAGCTTCTGTGGCGGTCCCATCAGCAGAACCAAAATCGCGCGACCCGCTCCGTACAACTACCACCACCGCTACCACCACAATAATGGGCGAAGAATCATAAGCGAGGCTGTGAAAGTCGGGGATGAAGTTGGACTTGATACGTGGGGTTCCAGAGGATGTTACTCAGGAAGCACAGAGTTGTCTGTGAACCACTATTCCACACTGAAGACAGTGAGCAAGAACAGCCTCGGTAGTGTCAAGAAGGTGAGAGAATGTGCTTTATCGTTGAAGGAAGAGGAGAGTTATTGTTTTTCAGAAGGAATGTTTTGCAGCGAAGAGATTGCTCGAGGTTTTTGTCTGGGTGGCTCGTACGACAGCCACCACAAGCGAGAGGGACAGTTGATGCACAATGTGAAGGTCAATGTAAGTTACGACAGCACGGGGCTTGAGGTCTTGCACTGCAGCAAAGATGGAGGACTTTCTGGGAGTATTCCCCAAGAGACAATGGTGGCcactgacggctacttccaccAGTCCATGGCCAGCACAGAGCCTTACCATAGCTTTATAGGTGACCTAGATCAGCCGTCACAAGCACAGGCTGTAGAGCCCCAACATGGCCACTACCTCTATCCAGAATGCCTTGCAGACCAAAGTTATGAATGTCTGTCCAGAGGGGAGGGCGAGGGGCCACAGTTGGGTCCCCCCATCCACCGCCCCACCCAGAGGCTAAAGGATGAGCCATGCTCCGTTAAGCCAGCTCTGTTGATGGGCGGCGTTTCTCTGGATGCCAGCACTggagagaggaagcagaagaagagagaccAGAACAAGACTGCTGCTCACAG GTACAGGCTGCGTAAGAGGGCGGAGCTGGActctctggaggaggagctgcacgGCCTCGAGGGGCAGAACCGAGAGCTTCGTGACAAGGCGGAGTCGGTGGAGCGAGAAATCCAATACGTCAAAGATTTACTGATAGAGGTCTACAAGGCTCGCAGTCAGCGACTCAAACAGGATGGCAGTGCCTAA
- the LOC125013922 gene encoding uncharacterized protein LOC125013922 isoform X3: MQTMLFNHFQMIGDGHSDWMTEKVDLSSFVSTTESSPSSSLPPSPLEQDVKVPSDLEVMTSLLQEELAQLEDYFRSESTSTTNKLEKSTKCDKGAQAMGSQSYYQLPYGSYGTSQSETSPVVVTLATGELDLASFCGGPISRTKIARPAPYNYHHRYHHNNGRRIISEAVKVGDEVGLDTWGSRGCYSGSTELSVNHYSTLKTVSKNSLGSVKKVRECALSLKEEESYCFSEGMFCSEEIARGFCLGGSYDSHHKREGQLMHNVKVNVSYDSTGLEVLHCSKDGGLSGSIPQETMVATDGYFHQSMASTEPYHSFIGDLDQPSQAQAVEPQHGHYLYPECLADQSYECLSRGEGEGPQLGPPIHRPTQRLKDEPCSVKPALLMGGVSLDASTGERKQKKRDQNKTAAHRYRLRKRAELDSLEEELHGLEGQNRELRDKAESVEREIQYVKDLLIEVYKARSQRLKQDGSA; this comes from the exons ATGCAGACGATGCTGTTCAATCATTTTCAGATGATCG GTGATGGTCACTCTGATTGGATGACGGAAAAAGTTGATTTGTCTTCATTTGTGTCGACGACCGAGTCCTCTCCAAGCTCATCTCTTCCACCCTCACCGTTAGAACAAGATGTCAAGGTGCCCTCGGATCTGGAGGTCATGACCTCTTtactgcaggaggagctggctcaGCTGGAGGACTACTTCCGCTCCGAGTCTACGTCCACGACAAACAAGTTGGAGAAATCTACAAAATGTGACAAGGGTGCCCAAGCCATGGGCTCCCAGTCTTATTATCAGTTACCCTATGGCTCGTATGggaccagccaatcagaaaccAGCCCTGTGGTTGTTACCTTGGCAACAGGGGAACTGGACTTGGCCAGCTTCTGTGGCGGTCCCATCAGCAGAACCAAAATCGCGCGACCCGCTCCGTACAACTACCACCACCGCTACCACCACAATAATGGGCGAAGAATCATAAGCGAGGCTGTGAAAGTCGGGGATGAAGTTGGACTTGATACGTGGGGTTCCAGAGGATGTTACTCAGGAAGCACAGAGTTGTCTGTGAACCACTATTCCACACTGAAGACAGTGAGCAAGAACAGCCTCGGTAGTGTCAAGAAGGTGAGAGAATGTGCTTTATCGTTGAAGGAAGAGGAGAGTTATTGTTTTTCAGAAGGAATGTTTTGCAGCGAAGAGATTGCTCGAGGTTTTTGTCTGGGTGGCTCGTACGACAGCCACCACAAGCGAGAGGGACAGTTGATGCACAATGTGAAGGTCAATGTAAGTTACGACAGCACGGGGCTTGAGGTCTTGCACTGCAGCAAAGATGGAGGACTTTCTGGGAGTATTCCCCAAGAGACAATGGTGGCcactgacggctacttccaccAGTCCATGGCCAGCACAGAGCCTTACCATAGCTTTATAGGTGACCTAGATCAGCCGTCACAAGCACAGGCTGTAGAGCCCCAACATGGCCACTACCTCTATCCAGAATGCCTTGCAGACCAAAGTTATGAATGTCTGTCCAGAGGGGAGGGCGAGGGGCCACAGTTGGGTCCCCCCATCCACCGCCCCACCCAGAGGCTAAAGGATGAGCCATGCTCCGTTAAGCCAGCTCTGTTGATGGGCGGCGTTTCTCTGGATGCCAGCACTggagagaggaagcagaagaagagagaccAGAACAAGACTGCTGCTCACAG GTACAGGCTGCGTAAGAGGGCGGAGCTGGActctctggaggaggagctgcacgGCCTCGAGGGGCAGAACCGAGAGCTTCGTGACAAGGCGGAGTCGGTGGAGCGAGAAATCCAATACGTCAAAGATTTACTGATAGAGGTCTACAAGGCTCGCAGTCAGCGACTCAAACAGGATGGCAGTGCCTAA